A region from the Salvia splendens isolate huo1 chromosome 15, SspV2, whole genome shotgun sequence genome encodes:
- the LOC121766561 gene encoding probable ribose-5-phosphate isomerase 1 — MAAAYPHSQLSETLTAPAPPPPMVTLAASLPPLTQDELKKIAAYKAVEHVQSGMVIGLGTGSTAKHAVDRIAELMKQGKLVDIVGIATSTKTYEQATSLGIPLSDLDTHPIVDLSIDGADEIDPDLNLVKGRGGSLLREKMVESASKKFIVIVDESKLVSHIGGSGLAMPVEVIPFCWSHSLVRLKALFAGAGCVAKLRTEGGGEAYVSDNRNYIIDLYFEREIGDLNEASDRILRLPGIVEHGMFIGLASSVIVAGVNGVTVKTKKKGGELGIDSFSYSDLRNGF, encoded by the coding sequence ATGGCAGCAGCCTACCCCCATTCCCAATTATCTGAAACCCTAACCGCGCCTGCGCCGCCGCCACCAATGGTGACACTGGCCGCCTCGCTGCCGCCCCTCACGCAGGACGAATTGAAGAAAATCGCCGCCTACAAAGCCGTCGAGCATGTGCAATCCGGCATGGTCATCGGCCTCGGCACCGGCTCCACCGCGAAGCACGCCGTCGACCGCATCGCCGAGCTCATGAAGCAGGGGAAGCTAGTCGACATCGTCGGAATCGCCACCTCCACCAAAACCTACGAGCAGGCGACGTCGCTCGGCATCCCGCTCTCGGATCTCGACACGCATCCGATCGTCGATCTGTCGATCGACGGCGCCGACGAGATCGATCCGGATTTGAACCTCGTCAAAGGCAGGGGAGGATCCTTGCTAAGAGAGAAAATGGTGGAATCCGCGAGTAAGAAATTCATTGTGATCGTCGACGAATCGAAATTGGTGAGCCACATCGGAGGCAGCGGATTGGCGATGCCGGTGGAGGTGATACCGTTCTGCTGGAGCCACTCACTGGTTCGGCTGAAGGCGCTGTTCGCCGGCGCCGGCTGCGTGGCAAAGCTGAGGACGGAGGGCGGTGGGGAGGCGTACGTTAGCGACAACCGGAATTATATAATCGATCTATATTTTGAGAGGGAGATTGGGGATTTGAATGAGGCGAGCGATAGGATATTGAGGCTGCCGGGAATTGTGGAGCACGGGATGTTTATCGGGCTGGCGAGCTCGGTGATAGTCGCCGGCGTTAATGGCGT
- the LOC121766346 gene encoding protein PIN-LIKES 2-like, which yields MFGHDCKKKGVAYVSFAQCVSVIVVYTLVYHMMEPPLEQFETVEWGEQQKSVEMSGYLVVQAEWPGIDVDGDGNESRQEAVGCFAARKMRIVAEQTIPLCSIYFSHQQ from the coding sequence ATGTTTGGACACGACTGTAAGAAAAAGGGGGTGGCGTATGTCTCCTTCGCCCAATGTGTTTCCGTGATTGTTGTTTACACCCTTGTGTATCACATGATGGAGCCTCCGTTGGAGCAGTTTGAGACAGTCGAATGGGGTGAGCAGCAGAAGTCAGTTGAGATGAGTGGATACCTAGTCGTGCAAGCTGAATGGCCCGGTATTGATGTTGATGGTGATGGCAATGAGAGCAGACAGGAAGCCGTTGGATGTTTTGCAGCGAGGAAGATGAGGATCGTTGCTGAGCAAACGATCCCCCTATGCAGCATATACTTCAGCCACCAACAGTAG
- the LOC121767239 gene encoding probable 6-phosphogluconolactonase 2, producing MALSGYKKDGRELRIFENVDELSCNFAEYIAELSEVSIKERGVFAIALSGGSLVKLMGKLCEAPYNKTVDWAKWYIFWVDERVVAKSHTDSNYKLVKDGFLSKVPIVHGHVHSINDSVTAEQAAEDYEFVIRQLVKTRVISVSEINDCPKFDLILLGMGPDGHVASLFPNHPAFNEKEQWVTFITDSPKAPPERITFTLPVINSAANVAVVATGASKAEAAHVAIDGAGPDYPVLPAMMVQPINGELVWFLDIAAASKIEGANFSE from the exons ATGGCTCTTTCCGGGTACAAGAAGGATGGAAGAGAGCTGAGAATCTTCGAAAATGTGGATGAACTGAGCTGCAATTTTGCAGAGTATATAGCAGAACTATCAGAGGTTTCGATAAAGGAGAGAGGCGTTTTTGCCATTGCCTTATCCGGTGGCTCACTTGTTAAGTTAATGGG AAAGCTGTGTGAGGCACCTTACAATAAGACGGTTGATTGGGCCAAGTGGTATATATTTTGGGTAGACGAGCGTGTGGTTGCCAAAAGCCACACTGATAGTAATTACAAGCTTGTCAAGGATGGGTTTTTGTCCAAG GTGCCTATCGTTCACGGCCACGTGCACTCGATCAACGACTCCGTCACCGCAGAACAAGCCGCAGAGGACTATGAGTTTGTCATccggcagctcgtcaagactcGCGTGATCAGTGTGTCCGAGATCAACGACTGTCCGAAGTTCGACCTCATCCTCCTCGGGATGGGGCCGGATGGGCACGTCGCGTCCCTATTCCCCAACCACCCGGCATTCAACGAGAAGGAGCAATGGGTGACGTTCATCACCGACTCTCCCAAGGCCCCGCCCGAGAGGATCACTTTCACACTACCCGTCATAAACTCCGCTGCCAATGTCGCTGTGGTCGCAACCGGCGCTAGCAAGGCAGAGGCGGCGCACGTGGCAATCGATGGGGCCGGGCCTGACTACCCGGTGCTGCCGGCGATGATGGTCCAGCCGATCAACGGGGAGCTGGTGTGGTTTCTGGATATAGCAGCTGCTTCAAAAATTGAAGGTGCAAACTTTTCTGAGTAG